The following proteins come from a genomic window of Larimichthys crocea isolate SSNF chromosome III, L_crocea_2.0, whole genome shotgun sequence:
- the LOC104934847 gene encoding spermatid perinuclear RNA-binding protein isoform X2, with amino-acid sequence MRSFRSFANDDRHVMAKHASIYPAPEELEAVQTLVSTVEGALKKVSDWMDGLNKSSGKTSTNDEAGDKTVEKDAADTKADSTPVLCGVTRVGLVAKGLLIKGDMDLELVLMCREKPTKLLLYTISANLPLQIQTMTEDKYEVQSCVPEAAIRVCSIKDPQLTLKITLSSLAMREEHSTTEEEEGDQHDNKERQEDEEKEEATDEEDVLDRQKCQAALAALRHAKWFQARVTDLKSCVIVLRIFRDMCNRLPGWQPLKGWPLELICEKAIATCNRPMGPGEALRRVMECIASGILLPGGPGVHDPCEREPTDVLSDLSAQQADAITDSAQHALRLLAFGQLYKVLNMDPLPASKPSPRLLEGGCHKRHREDIGSDDRDFIKRAKVLDWRMTDPNHPMNALMRLNQIHPGLQYRLLSQSGPVHAPVFTMSVEIQGTTYQATGNSKRTAKLQVALKALQALGFVLCSDGDVDSLSADEKSDGEGKNDRMSTSSSSTSITSSTDTQESRAPGPILTAGGKNPVMELNEKRRGLKYELISESGSSYDKRFIIEVEVDKQVFRGTGPNKKVAKASAALAALNSLFSGSKSTANKKKRPNPPPKRPVASVLTLPALAARPPRVPVIPRAPYISTPPTHGYIPPGFGAPYGYSPAGALAPYGFPSRMPSVVVPVIRVPTTYPVTHHYPY; translated from the exons ATG AGGTCGTTCCGATCGTTTGCAAACGATGACCGCCATGTTATGGCCAAGCACGCCAGCATCTATCCAGCACCGGAGGAGCTGGAGGCCGTCCAGACACTCGTGTCCACAGTGGAGGGAGCCCTCAAGAAAGTCTCTGATTGGATGGACGGCCTCAACAAATCCTCAGGGAAAACCTCCACCAACGACGAGGCTGGGGACAAAACAGTGGAGAAAGATGCTGCTGACACAAA GGCGGACAGCACGCCAGTGCTGTGTGGGGTGACACGTGTCGGCCTGGTGGCCAAAGGCCTGCTGATCAAAGGGGACATGGACCTGGAACTGGTGCTGATGTGCAGGGAGAAACCCACCAAACTGCTGCTGTACACCATCAGCGCCAACCTCCCCCTGCAGATCCAG ACAATGACGGAGGACAAATACGAGGTGCAGTCTTGCGTGCCTGAGGCAGCCATCCGGGTTTGCAGCATCAAAGACCCCCAACTCACGCTGAAGatcactctctcctccttaGCCATGAGGGAGGAACACAGCACCACAGAAGAAG AGGAGGGCGATCAGCACGACAACAAGGAGAGgcaggaggatgaggaaaaggaggaggcgACGGATGAGGAGGATGTCCTGGACAGGCAGAAGTGCCAGGCTGCGCTGGCTGCACTCCGACACGCCAAATGGTTCCAG GCCAGAGTCACTGATCTCAAGTCCTGCGTTATCGTCTTGAGGATTTTCAGAGACATGTGCAACAGACTGCCAGGTTGGCAGCCTCTTAAAGGATGG CCTCTGGAGCTGATCTGTGAAAAGGCCATTGCCACCTGTAACCGGCCGATGGGTCCAGGTGAGGCGCTGCGACGCGTCATGGAGTGCATCGCCTCAGGAATTCTCCTGCCAG GAGGTCCTGGAGTACACGACCCCTGTGAGAGGGAACCAACAGACGTCCTTTCTGACCTCAGCGCACAGCAGGCTGACGCCATCACAGATAGTGCGCAG catgCGTTACGCCTCCTTGCCTTTGGACAGCTTTACAAGGTCTTGAATATGGATCCTCTCCCCGCCAGCAAGCCCTCACCAAGGCTGCTAgaag GCGGCTGTCATAAGAGGCATCGGGAGGACATCGGGTCAGACGACAGAGACTTCATCAAAAGGGCGAAAG TACTGGACTGGAGGATGACGGATCCAAACCACCCCATGAATGCTCTGATGCGTCTAAATCAGATCCACCCGGGCCTTCAGTATCGTCTACTGTCCCAGTCAGGCCCAGTGCATGCACCGGTCTTCACCATGTCTGTGGAGATCCAGGGAACCACCTATCAGGCCACCGGGAACTCTAAGAGAACCGCCAAGCTTCAAGTAGCCCTCAAG gcGCTGCAGGCTCTGGGCTTCGTGCTCTGCAGCGACGGCGATGTAGACTCCCTGAGCGCTGACGAGAAATCAGATGGCGAAGGCAAGAACGACAGGATGTCCACtagctccagctccacctccatcacctcctccacagacacacaggag TCCAGAGCTCCAGGTCCGATCCTGACAGCAGGAGGTAAAAATCCAGTGATGGAATTAAATGAGAAACGCCGTGGCCTCAAATACGAGCTGATATCAGAGAGCGGCAGCAGCTACGACAAACGTTTCATCATAGAG gtggaggtggacaaGCAAGTTTTTCGGGGGACGGGTCCCAACAAGAAAGTAGCTAAAGCCAGTGCAGCGCTAGCCGCGCTGAACAGCCTGTTTTCTGGCTCCAAATCTACGGCCAACAAGAAGAAACGGCCCAACCCTCCT ccaAAGCGACCTGTAGCCTCGGTGCTGACCCTCCCGGCTCTCGCTGCTAGACCTCCACGAGTTCCCGTCATCCCCAGAGCTCCATACATTAGCACCCCACCCACACATGGGTACATCCCCCCAG GTTTTGGTGCTCCTTATGGTTACAGCCCTGCAGGCGCCCTCGCTCCATACG GTTTCCCCTCCAGAATGCCCTCAGTAGTTGTCCCAGTCATCAGAGTCCCCACAACATACCCCGTCACCCACCACTACCCTTATTAG
- the LOC104934847 gene encoding spermatid perinuclear RNA-binding protein isoform X1 — protein MRSFRSFANDDRHVMAKHASIYPAPEELEAVQTLVSTVEGALKKVSDWMDGLNKSSGKTSTNDEAGDKTVEKDAADTKADSTPVLCGVTRVGLVAKGLLIKGDMDLELVLMCREKPTKLLLYTISANLPLQIQTMTEDKYEVQSCVPEAAIRVCSIKDPQLTLKITLSSLAMREEHSTTEEEEGDQHDNKERQEDEEKEEATDEEDVLDRQKCQAALAALRHAKWFQARVTDLKSCVIVLRIFRDMCNRLPGWQPLKGWPLELICEKAIATCNRPMGPGEALRRVMECIASGILLPGGPGVHDPCEREPTDVLSDLSAQQADAITDSAQHALRLLAFGQLYKVLNMDPLPASKPSPRLLEGGCHKRHREDIGSDDRDFIKRAKVLDWRMTDPNHPMNALMRLNQIHPGLQYRLLSQSGPVHAPVFTMSVEIQGTTYQATGNSKRTAKLQVALKALQALGFVLCSDGDVDSLSADEKSDGEGKNDRMSTSSSSTSITSSTDTQESRAPGPILTAGGKNPVMELNEKRRGLKYELISESGSSYDKRFIIEVEVDKQVFRGTGPNKKVAKASAALAALNSLFSGSKSTANKKKRPNPPPKRPVASVLTLPALAARPPRVPVIPRAPYISTPPTHGYIPPGFGAPYGYSPAGALAPYGGLYIDSAYYQPQTIATPIIIHLGPQDLF, from the exons ATG AGGTCGTTCCGATCGTTTGCAAACGATGACCGCCATGTTATGGCCAAGCACGCCAGCATCTATCCAGCACCGGAGGAGCTGGAGGCCGTCCAGACACTCGTGTCCACAGTGGAGGGAGCCCTCAAGAAAGTCTCTGATTGGATGGACGGCCTCAACAAATCCTCAGGGAAAACCTCCACCAACGACGAGGCTGGGGACAAAACAGTGGAGAAAGATGCTGCTGACACAAA GGCGGACAGCACGCCAGTGCTGTGTGGGGTGACACGTGTCGGCCTGGTGGCCAAAGGCCTGCTGATCAAAGGGGACATGGACCTGGAACTGGTGCTGATGTGCAGGGAGAAACCCACCAAACTGCTGCTGTACACCATCAGCGCCAACCTCCCCCTGCAGATCCAG ACAATGACGGAGGACAAATACGAGGTGCAGTCTTGCGTGCCTGAGGCAGCCATCCGGGTTTGCAGCATCAAAGACCCCCAACTCACGCTGAAGatcactctctcctccttaGCCATGAGGGAGGAACACAGCACCACAGAAGAAG AGGAGGGCGATCAGCACGACAACAAGGAGAGgcaggaggatgaggaaaaggaggaggcgACGGATGAGGAGGATGTCCTGGACAGGCAGAAGTGCCAGGCTGCGCTGGCTGCACTCCGACACGCCAAATGGTTCCAG GCCAGAGTCACTGATCTCAAGTCCTGCGTTATCGTCTTGAGGATTTTCAGAGACATGTGCAACAGACTGCCAGGTTGGCAGCCTCTTAAAGGATGG CCTCTGGAGCTGATCTGTGAAAAGGCCATTGCCACCTGTAACCGGCCGATGGGTCCAGGTGAGGCGCTGCGACGCGTCATGGAGTGCATCGCCTCAGGAATTCTCCTGCCAG GAGGTCCTGGAGTACACGACCCCTGTGAGAGGGAACCAACAGACGTCCTTTCTGACCTCAGCGCACAGCAGGCTGACGCCATCACAGATAGTGCGCAG catgCGTTACGCCTCCTTGCCTTTGGACAGCTTTACAAGGTCTTGAATATGGATCCTCTCCCCGCCAGCAAGCCCTCACCAAGGCTGCTAgaag GCGGCTGTCATAAGAGGCATCGGGAGGACATCGGGTCAGACGACAGAGACTTCATCAAAAGGGCGAAAG TACTGGACTGGAGGATGACGGATCCAAACCACCCCATGAATGCTCTGATGCGTCTAAATCAGATCCACCCGGGCCTTCAGTATCGTCTACTGTCCCAGTCAGGCCCAGTGCATGCACCGGTCTTCACCATGTCTGTGGAGATCCAGGGAACCACCTATCAGGCCACCGGGAACTCTAAGAGAACCGCCAAGCTTCAAGTAGCCCTCAAG gcGCTGCAGGCTCTGGGCTTCGTGCTCTGCAGCGACGGCGATGTAGACTCCCTGAGCGCTGACGAGAAATCAGATGGCGAAGGCAAGAACGACAGGATGTCCACtagctccagctccacctccatcacctcctccacagacacacaggag TCCAGAGCTCCAGGTCCGATCCTGACAGCAGGAGGTAAAAATCCAGTGATGGAATTAAATGAGAAACGCCGTGGCCTCAAATACGAGCTGATATCAGAGAGCGGCAGCAGCTACGACAAACGTTTCATCATAGAG gtggaggtggacaaGCAAGTTTTTCGGGGGACGGGTCCCAACAAGAAAGTAGCTAAAGCCAGTGCAGCGCTAGCCGCGCTGAACAGCCTGTTTTCTGGCTCCAAATCTACGGCCAACAAGAAGAAACGGCCCAACCCTCCT ccaAAGCGACCTGTAGCCTCGGTGCTGACCCTCCCGGCTCTCGCTGCTAGACCTCCACGAGTTCCCGTCATCCCCAGAGCTCCATACATTAGCACCCCACCCACACATGGGTACATCCCCCCAG GTTTTGGTGCTCCTTATGGTTACAGCCCTGCAGGCGCCCTCGCTCCATACG GTGGCCTGTACATCGACAGTGCCTATTACCAGCCGCAGACCATAGCCACACCTATCATCATCCACCTGGGCCCTCAGGATCTTTTCTGA